Genomic segment of Rhodococcus rhodochrous:
AGGAACTCTCGCCCGGGGATTTCGTGCGGTGGTGCCGGCAGCTGATCGATCTGCTCGATCAGATCCGCACCTGCGCGGACGATCCGGAGCTCGCCCGCACCGCCGGCAAGGCGGTCGGGGCGGTGCGCCGCGGGGTCGTCGCCGTCGATCCCACCGCCGAATGATCCGGCCCCCGCGGGGTGTGCGGGGCGCCCGGTAGGCGTGGATGCCCGCGCGGCGGGTGGACGCTACCGTATGGGCACACAACGGGAAGGGTGAGTGGAGACGACGATGACCGGGCCGAACGAACCGCAGGACTCGCCGGGGCAGAGGCCGCCGGAATCGACGGATCCGTGGGCACCGAACCCGACCTCCGGGGGCGGTGAGCAGCCCGGATCGCCCTGGGCGCCGCCCGCCGGCCAGCAGCAGTGGGGGCAGGGCAGCGGCACCGGCTGGGGGCAGTCGCCCACCGGGCAGTCGCCGTGGCAACCCGACAGCGGTGCGGGTGGGAACGCTCCGCAGCCCGGGTGGGCGCCGCCCGCCGGGCAACCGAATCCCGCACAGTCCGGTGCCGGGCACCAGAATCCGTGGGGTGCGCCGACCGGTGCGCCGCAACAGGGGTGGGGTCCGGCCCCGCAGCCGCCCGCGCCCGGCTGGGGGCAACCGGCACCCGGTCAACAGGCGCCGGGTCAACAGGCACCGGGCTGGGGTCAGCAGCCGGGCGCCCAGCCGTGGGGCGCGCCCGGTCAGCAGCCGACGCAGCCCGTCCCCGGGTGGGGTGGGCAGCAGCCCGCCGGGACGCAGCCCTGGGGAGCGCCCGCGAACACCTGGCAGCAGCCCGGCACACCGCAGCAGAACGGCCCGCAGACGGGGAAGTCGAAGCTGCCGTGGATCCTCGGCGGCGTCGGGCTCGTGGTGGTGCTCGCCATCGTCGGGATCGTCGCCGCGACGATGTTCGGCGGGAAGGTGCTCGACACCGAATCCACCCAGGCCGGCATCGCGAAGGTGCTCACCGAGTCCTACGGGGCCGGGCAGGTCGGCGACGTGCAGTGCCCGAGCGATCAGAAGGTCGAGGCCGGGCACAGCTTCACGTGCGCGGTCACCGTCGACGGTCAGTTCCGGGAGGTGACCGTCACCGTCACCGACGACAACGGCACCTACGAGGTCGGCCGCCCCAACTGACCGGGACCGGTCAGCGGTCGGCCAGGGCCGCGACCAGCGCGGACACCGGCCGTTCCAGACCCCACCGCTGCGCCAGCGCGGTGAGCTGCTCCGGATCGGCCGGTTCCGCCGGCAACACGTCCGAGCGGGACAATTCGACGTCCGCGTCGGTGGCGACTCGCACCACCGGCATCGCCGCATCCAGATAGTCCGCCGCGGCGGCGAGTTTGACCCGCATGCCCTTCGCCATCGACGTCGACTCGTCGAGCGCCGCCGCGCGCACCGCGTCGAGGGAGCCGTACTGCTGCAGCAACGACGCCGCGGTCTTCTCCCCGACACCCTTGACGCCGGGCAGCCCGTCCGACGGGTCGCCGCGCAGCGCCGCGAGTTCGGCGTAGGCAGCGCCGGCCCGCTCGGCGGGCACCCCGTAGCGTTCGGCGACCAGCGCCGGATCGAACAACTCGGCCTTGGCCAGGCCGCGCCCGGCGTAGAGCACCCGCACCGGCACCGGGCTGTCGGTGACGACCTGCAACAGGTCGCGGTCGCCGCTGACCACGATCACCCGGTCGCCGGTCTCGCGGGCGGCGAGGGTGCCGAGCACGTCGTCGGCTTCGAAACCGGCCGCGCCGCCGGTGGCGATGCCGGCGGCGGCGAGCACCTCGAGGATCACCGGCACCTGCGGCAGCAACGCGGGCGGGACCTCCTCGACGGTGCCGTCCGACCCGGCGGCGACCCGGTGCGCCTTGTAACTCGGGATCGCCGCGACCCGGAAGGCCGGGCGCCAGTCCAAATCCAGGCACACCACCAGCCGGGTGGGGCGGTGGGTGCGGATCAGCGACGCCACCATGTCCACGAAGCCGCGCACCGCGTTGACCGGGCTGCCGTCCGGGGCGGTGACCTTCTCCGGGATGGCATGGAAGGCGCGGAACCACAGGCTCGCGCCGTCGAGCAGCATCAGCGTGGGGTCCGGTGCGGGCGTGGAGTTCTCCGGTGCGGTCACGGACCACATCCTGCCATCCGGCCGCGGCCACTAGGCTCGAAGACATGACCACTGCCGCCCCCCGATTCCCCGCCGACCGTTACGCGGCCCGCCTGGCCC
This window contains:
- a CDS encoding 5'-3' exonuclease; translation: MWSVTAPENSTPAPDPTLMLLDGASLWFRAFHAIPEKVTAPDGSPVNAVRGFVDMVASLIRTHRPTRLVVCLDLDWRPAFRVAAIPSYKAHRVAAGSDGTVEEVPPALLPQVPVILEVLAAAGIATGGAAGFEADDVLGTLAARETGDRVIVVSGDRDLLQVVTDSPVPVRVLYAGRGLAKAELFDPALVAERYGVPAERAGAAYAELAALRGDPSDGLPGVKGVGEKTAASLLQQYGSLDAVRAAALDESTSMAKGMRVKLAAAADYLDAAMPVVRVATDADVELSRSDVLPAEPADPEQLTALAQRWGLERPVSALVAALADR
- a CDS encoding DUF4333 domain-containing protein: MTGPNEPQDSPGQRPPESTDPWAPNPTSGGGEQPGSPWAPPAGQQQWGQGSGTGWGQSPTGQSPWQPDSGAGGNAPQPGWAPPAGQPNPAQSGAGHQNPWGAPTGAPQQGWGPAPQPPAPGWGQPAPGQQAPGQQAPGWGQQPGAQPWGAPGQQPTQPVPGWGGQQPAGTQPWGAPANTWQQPGTPQQNGPQTGKSKLPWILGGVGLVVVLAIVGIVAATMFGGKVLDTESTQAGIAKVLTESYGAGQVGDVQCPSDQKVEAGHSFTCAVTVDGQFREVTVTVTDDNGTYEVGRPN